From Lawsonia intracellularis PHE/MN1-00, the proteins below share one genomic window:
- a CDS encoding undecaprenyl-diphosphate phosphatase, translating into MSWLTIGVILGLVQGITEFLPVSSTGHLIIVAKFLHFTGSKASVFEVAVQLGSIMAVVVIYWNRFIGLIRPEKNKKFTGLYGIWLLFLTTLPPGIIGFLFHSYIKTLFTIPSVIAALTTGSIFMLISEQLCRNISQRIVTLDELTPKTALGIGFFECLALWPGFSRSAATIMGGMLLGAKRHLAAEYSFIAAVPVMFAATGYDLLKNWDLFTANDLPLFITGMICAFLAAWITIKVFILLISKISLRPFAYYRLLLAFIVYLCIK; encoded by the coding sequence ATGTCATGGCTCACAATAGGTGTTATCCTTGGATTAGTGCAAGGGATCACAGAATTTCTTCCTGTTTCCTCAACAGGTCATTTGATTATTGTAGCTAAGTTTCTTCACTTTACAGGCTCTAAAGCAAGTGTGTTCGAAGTTGCTGTACAACTTGGATCCATTATGGCTGTAGTTGTCATTTACTGGAATAGATTTATAGGACTAATAAGGCCAGAAAAGAATAAAAAATTTACAGGACTATATGGTATTTGGCTTTTATTTTTAACAACATTACCGCCAGGAATCATAGGATTTTTATTTCATAGCTATATAAAAACACTTTTCACCATACCAAGTGTTATAGCTGCATTAACAACTGGCTCTATATTTATGTTGATTAGCGAACAGTTATGTAGAAATATTTCTCAACGTATAGTTACACTTGACGAATTAACGCCTAAGACTGCTCTTGGAATTGGCTTTTTTGAATGTTTAGCTCTTTGGCCAGGATTTTCCCGTTCTGCAGCAACAATTATGGGAGGAATGCTTCTTGGGGCAAAGCGTCATCTTGCTGCTGAATATTCTTTTATTGCTGCTGTGCCTGTTATGTTTGCAGCTACAGGCTATGATCTCCTTAAAAATTGGGATCTTTTTACTGCCAATGATCTTCCTCTTTTTATTACAGGAATGATATGTGCCTTCTTAGCGGCTTGGATAACAATTAAAGTTTTTATCTTACTTATAAGTAAAATCTCATTGCGGCCATTTGCTTATTATCGTCTTCTATTAGCATTTATTGTATATTTATGTATTAAATAA
- a CDS encoding HD domain-containing protein has translation MSSIRKSLLQIMFLGASMRRWNDKLRPIELYEVDKQGHKMIIAWMLTLLNSRHASESEKIALQQTVIERGLFDYLFGLIVTDITPQIFHRICEHHIHKRQLTDWVLNKLKPIVEPLSRDFWDRMVKYHYQTDRTELADKIIKAARLYASGWEFALIQPFNTFDEETKNISHFFISELFALKELTGVQDLIQGEAFFIENPTALGHFARLSGQLRFQIRWSDTPRVPETSVLGHMFLVAGYVYFCSLVIGCCPARCVNNFFAGLFHDLPELLTRDIITPVKRSVDQFSILLKEYELQELERRIFVPLRKSGYIDLVHRLQYYLGLLGEDVTSEFQETIQDSSGVKRIKNFEELQLFNNKDEFDPKDGQLLKACDSLAAFLEAHTSIYKGISSPVLHAAVARIHADFHNLTFGTLSFGTLLADFD, from the coding sequence ATGTCTTCTATTCGTAAGAGTCTGTTACAAATTATGTTTTTAGGTGCATCTATGCGTCGATGGAATGATAAGCTTCGTCCTATAGAACTTTATGAAGTAGATAAGCAAGGTCATAAAATGATTATTGCTTGGATGCTTACTTTATTAAATAGTCGTCATGCCTCTGAATCGGAAAAGATAGCATTACAACAAACTGTTATTGAGAGAGGATTATTTGATTATTTATTTGGTTTAATAGTAACAGATATTACACCACAAATTTTTCATAGAATTTGTGAACATCACATTCATAAAAGACAACTTACTGATTGGGTATTAAATAAATTAAAACCAATTGTAGAACCATTGAGTAGGGATTTTTGGGATCGTATGGTAAAATATCATTACCAAACAGATCGAACAGAACTTGCAGACAAAATTATTAAGGCAGCTAGGTTGTATGCATCAGGATGGGAATTTGCACTTATTCAACCTTTTAATACCTTTGATGAGGAGACAAAAAATATTTCCCATTTTTTTATCTCTGAACTTTTTGCCTTAAAAGAACTTACAGGGGTACAAGACTTAATCCAAGGAGAGGCTTTTTTTATAGAGAATCCTACAGCACTTGGACATTTTGCAAGGTTAAGCGGGCAATTACGTTTTCAAATTCGTTGGTCGGATACTCCTCGTGTTCCTGAAACATCAGTTTTAGGTCATATGTTTTTAGTAGCTGGATATGTATATTTTTGTAGTCTTGTTATAGGTTGTTGTCCAGCAAGATGTGTAAACAATTTTTTTGCTGGGTTATTTCATGATTTACCAGAGCTTTTGACTCGTGATATTATAACACCTGTAAAGCGTTCTGTGGATCAATTTTCAATATTGTTAAAAGAGTATGAATTACAAGAATTAGAGAGACGTATTTTTGTACCATTGCGGAAGTCAGGTTATATAGATCTTGTACATAGATTGCAATACTACTTAGGGCTACTTGGTGAAGATGTTACATCCGAATTTCAAGAAACAATACAAGATAGCTCAGGGGTAAAACGTATTAAGAACTTTGAAGAGCTTCAATTGTTTAACAATAAAGATGAATTTGATCCAAAAGACGGTCAACTATTAAAAGCATGTGATAGTCTTGCTGCTTTCTTAGAGGCACATACTTCAATATATAAAGGTATTTCATCTCCTGTATTGCATGCAGCAGTTGCTCGCATCCATGCAGATTTTCATAATTTAACTTTTGGTACACTTTCTTTTGGTACGTTATTAGCAGACTTTGATTAA
- the rplM gene encoding 50S ribosomal protein L13, which produces MKTFSPKPEHISHQWFLVDAHNKILGRLAAQIAHRLRGKHKPEFAPHIDNGDYIVVVNCEQIKVTGNKQEQKKYYRHSGYVGGLKETTLKTLLEKKPAEVLIHAVRGMLPKNRLGRAMLKKLKVYAGPEHQHIAQQPIPLSLPY; this is translated from the coding sequence ATGAAGACGTTTAGCCCAAAGCCAGAACATATTAGCCACCAATGGTTTCTAGTTGATGCACATAATAAAATTCTTGGTCGTCTTGCCGCTCAAATTGCCCATAGACTTCGTGGAAAGCATAAACCTGAATTTGCTCCACATATCGATAACGGAGACTATATTGTTGTAGTCAATTGTGAACAGATTAAAGTTACTGGTAACAAGCAAGAACAAAAAAAATACTATCGTCATTCTGGATATGTAGGCGGACTAAAAGAAACAACATTAAAAACACTTCTTGAAAAAAAACCAGCAGAAGTACTTATACATGCTGTTCGTGGTATGCTTCCTAAAAATCGTCTTGGTCGTGCTATGTTAAAAAAACTTAAAGTCTATGCTGGACCGGAGCATCAACATATAGCTCAACAGCCTATTCCTTTAAGTCTTCCTTATTAA
- the rpsI gene encoding 30S ribosomal protein S9 — protein sequence MSTEFNYATGRRKTAVARTRLYPGNGTIKINGRPLENYFPRKSLQMIIRQPLVHTKLLDKYDIKINVSGGGVSGQAEAVRHGISRALLEVNPELRSLLKPVGFLTRDARQKERKKYGLRAARAKYQYSKR from the coding sequence ATGTCAACTGAATTTAATTATGCTACAGGTCGTCGTAAAACAGCTGTAGCACGTACAAGACTCTACCCTGGAAATGGAACTATTAAAATTAATGGTCGTCCTCTTGAAAATTATTTTCCTAGAAAATCATTACAGATGATTATCCGTCAACCACTAGTCCATACAAAACTATTAGATAAATATGATATAAAAATTAATGTAAGTGGTGGGGGAGTATCTGGTCAAGCTGAAGCTGTACGTCATGGAATTTCTCGTGCACTTCTTGAAGTTAATCCAGAACTTCGTTCCCTTTTAAAACCTGTAGGCTTTTTAACACGTGATGCACGACAAAAAGAAAGAAAAAAATATGGGTTACGTGCTGCTCGAGCAAAATATCAATATTCAAAGCGTTAA
- a CDS encoding ribonuclease J, translated as MKDEFLTITPLGGLEEIGLNCQLWETSKGVVLIDCGIMFPNEQHLGIDVIIPPIDPILHVKNRLLGVVLTHGHEDHIGAIPWLVCFIPGLKIYGSPFTLALVEHKLKERNLLSSAQLIAVTPKTKLNLGNLYFQFISVSHSIPQSYALAVTTPVGKIIHSGDFKIDPTPSDGIGTDLQSIKEFAGNDGIRLFLSDSTNADEQGHNLSEQYIKKNFYEIFSEAKGRIIVTLFASNIERIQTVCDLVKVFNKKLVVTGRSLINNIEKAKELGFLNIPYKFFTDQNVPDLSPEQTVIITTGSQGEPLSALVRIISGEHRYLSIHEGDTVIMSSRVLPNSTLAVNRLINRIYRLGATVCLNGQKAIHVSGHARQDELKILLTVVNPQYFVPIHGEYRQLFRHKELAMQHGIPSENIFILDDGEPLTLLPTKVRKEKKIPLKSILIDGKGIGDVDSSVLRDRQLLGGDGVVVVSLTRDKGTGSVMQGPSILSRGLIFEKKLNCLIEEAKQVVIEILQSDLTLTTQKLEKKICTSLHSFFRNVIGREPIIIPIITEN; from the coding sequence ATGAAAGATGAATTTTTAACTATAACACCACTAGGAGGATTAGAGGAAATTGGGCTTAACTGCCAACTATGGGAAACATCCAAAGGAGTTGTTCTTATTGACTGTGGCATCATGTTTCCAAATGAACAACATCTTGGGATTGATGTTATTATTCCACCTATTGATCCTATTTTACATGTAAAAAATCGATTACTAGGAGTTGTTCTTACCCATGGACATGAAGATCATATAGGTGCTATCCCATGGCTTGTATGTTTTATTCCTGGTCTAAAAATCTATGGTTCTCCCTTTACTCTTGCGCTAGTTGAGCACAAACTCAAAGAACGTAACCTCCTCAGCTCAGCCCAACTTATTGCCGTTACTCCAAAAACTAAACTCAATCTTGGTAACCTTTACTTCCAATTTATTTCAGTAAGTCATTCTATTCCTCAAAGCTATGCGCTTGCAGTGACAACACCTGTTGGTAAAATTATTCATTCTGGGGATTTTAAGATAGATCCAACACCATCAGATGGTATTGGCACAGATTTGCAATCTATTAAAGAATTTGCTGGTAATGATGGTATACGACTTTTCCTTTCAGACTCAACAAACGCAGATGAGCAAGGACATAACCTCTCTGAACAATATATAAAAAAAAATTTTTATGAAATTTTTAGTGAGGCAAAAGGAAGAATTATTGTTACCCTTTTTGCAAGTAATATAGAACGAATTCAAACCGTCTGTGATTTAGTCAAAGTTTTTAATAAAAAATTAGTGGTAACAGGAAGAAGCCTTATTAATAATATAGAAAAAGCTAAAGAGCTAGGTTTTCTCAATATCCCCTATAAATTTTTTACTGATCAAAATGTACCAGACCTGTCTCCTGAACAGACAGTTATTATCACTACTGGTTCACAAGGAGAACCCCTTTCAGCCTTAGTGAGAATTATTTCAGGGGAACATCGCTATCTCTCTATCCATGAAGGTGATACTGTTATTATGTCTTCAAGAGTTCTACCTAATAGTACTTTAGCAGTAAATCGCCTTATAAATAGAATATACCGATTAGGAGCAACTGTTTGTCTTAATGGACAAAAAGCAATTCATGTTTCAGGACATGCACGTCAGGATGAATTAAAAATTTTGCTCACAGTAGTTAATCCTCAATATTTTGTTCCTATCCACGGAGAATATAGACAACTATTTCGACACAAAGAACTTGCAATGCAACATGGAATTCCTTCTGAAAACATTTTTATCCTTGATGATGGAGAGCCCCTTACACTTCTCCCAACCAAGGTCCGTAAAGAAAAAAAAATACCCTTAAAATCTATTTTGATTGACGGAAAAGGTATTGGTGATGTTGATAGTAGTGTACTTAGGGACCGACAACTTCTTGGAGGTGATGGTGTAGTTGTTGTGTCTCTTACTAGAGATAAGGGAACTGGATCTGTTATGCAGGGGCCTTCTATTCTTTCTCGAGGCCTTATCTTTGAAAAAAAACTAAATTGTCTTATAGAAGAAGCAAAACAAGTTGTTATTGAAATATTACAATCAGATTTAACTCTAACGACTCAAAAACTAGAAAAAAAAATTTGTACTTCACTACATAGTTTCTTCCGAAATGTTATTGGAAGAGAACCTATTATCATTCCTATCATTACAGAAAACTAA